A DNA window from Melanotaenia boesemani isolate fMelBoe1 chromosome 6, fMelBoe1.pri, whole genome shotgun sequence contains the following coding sequences:
- the fam210ab gene encoding uncharacterized protein C18orf19 homolog B yields MTMQRILTRGTLQRAAAVRALMVGGAVPECPLVFSCCTLRLSLLQPVGRRWLSTSACSKAAHQPKHQPPQEEPQPSSTPPSQNVQKREAEPDPIEVDPLQDKSIGLYQRFKKTFKQYGKVMIPVHLVTSSVWFGTFYYAAMKGVNVVPFLEMIGLPESLVGLLRDSSSGYALTAYAMYKIATPARYAVTLGGTSLSVQYLRKHGYLSTPPPVKEYLQDKMEETKELLTEKMEETKERFSEKMEETKERFSEKMEETKDKLSEKLQETKDRVSEGKAFFRKKGD; encoded by the exons atgacaATGCAGCGCATCTTAACTCGTGGGACACTGCAGCGGGCGGCTGCAGTGCGCGCGCTAATGGTTGGCGGTGCCGTCCCGGAGTGTCCGCTCGTTTTCAGCTGCTGCACACTCCGCCTGTCGCTGTTGCAGCCTGTTGGCCGGCGATGGCTCTCCACGTCAGCCTGCAGCAAAGCAGCGCATCAACCAAAACACCAGCCGCCTCAAGAGGAGCCACAGCCCAGCTCCACACCTCCATCACAAAACGTCCAGAAAAGGGAAGCTGAGCCTGATCCCATAGAGGTGGATCCACTTCAGGACAAGTCCATCGGCCTGTACCAAAGGTTTAAGAAGACCTTCAAACAGTACGGGAAGGTGATGATTCCGGTGCATCTGGTCACATCCTCCGTCTGGTTTGGAACTTTCTATTATGCTGCTATGAA AGGTGTGAATGTAGTGCCATTCCTGGAGATGATTGGTCTACCAGAGTCACTAGTTGGCCTTTTGAGAGACTCATCGAGTGGCTACGCACTGACTGCGTACGCCATGTACAAG ATTGCAACCCCTGCCAGATATGCTGTGACTTTGGGCGGCACATCGCTGTCAGTTCAGTATCTCCGAAAGCACGGCTACCTGTCCACACCGCCGCCGGTTAAAGAGTACCTCCAGGACAAAATGGAGGAGACGAAGGAGTTGCTGACAGAAAAGATGGAAGAGACAAAGGAGAGGTTTTCAGAGAAAATGGAAGAGACAAAAGAACGCTTCTCTGAGAAAATGGAAGAGACTAAAGACAAACTCTCTGAGAAGCTGCAGGAAACCAAAGACAGAGTCTCTGAGGGAAAAGCTTTTTTTAGAAAGAAAGGCGATTAG